One window from the genome of Cryptomeria japonica chromosome 6, Sugi_1.0, whole genome shotgun sequence encodes:
- the LOC131044235 gene encoding DNA replication complex GINS protein PSF2 isoform X1, whose amino-acid sequence MAGQSDPQLSLFSAGEVEFLAEDEMTNIIPNVRMDALNMICGDFGPFRPQIPVKVPLWLAIALKKRGKCRIQSPDWMCVERLTQVLDSEREAPREFEPLPFHYVEISRLLFDYARDDIPDIYLVRSLLEDIRDVRFHKVETGLELINSRNHGMKLKNLSAMEVNLVRPFMVRAFQAFDKHDSGDQQGLDGNSQPTSTDRGKRRMLRPR is encoded by the exons ATGGCAGGCCAGTCTGATCCTCAACTGTCACTATTCTCCGCAGGAGAG GTTGAATTTCTCGCAGAGGATGAGATGACAAATATTATTCCTAATGTTCGGATGGATGCTTTGAATATGATTTGT GGAGATTTTGGTCCTTTTCGCCCACAAATACCTGTCAAAGTTCCACTATGGCTGGCCATTGCACTAAAGAAACGTGGCAAGTGTAGAATACAATCACCAGATTGGATGTGTGTTG AGAGGTTGACACAAGTTCTAGATTCTGAGCGCGAAGCTCCCAGAGAATTTGAACCATTGCCATTCCATTACGTGGAAATATCAAGACTGCTTTTTGACTA TGCACGCGATGACATACCAGATATCTACCTA GTCAGGTCATTATTAGAGGATATTAGGGATGTAAGATTTCACAAGGTCGAGACTGGTTTAGAGTTAATTAATTCAAGAAATCATGGAATGAAG TTAAAAAACCTTTCTGCAATGGAGGTAAATCTAGTACGCCCGTTTATGGTGAGAGCTTTTCAAGCTTTCGATAAGCATGATTCTGGAGATCAACAAGGCTTAGATGGAAACAGCCAACCTACATCTACAGACCGGGGCAAAAGA CGTATGCTTCGACCTCGGTAG
- the LOC131044235 gene encoding DNA replication complex GINS protein PSF2 isoform X2: MTNIIPNVRMDALNMICGDFGPFRPQIPVKVPLWLAIALKKRGKCRIQSPDWMCVERLTQVLDSEREAPREFEPLPFHYVEISRLLFDYARDDIPDIYLVRSLLEDIRDVRFHKVETGLELINSRNHGMKLKNLSAMEVNLVRPFMVRAFQAFDKHDSGDQQGLDGNSQPTSTDRGKRRMLRPR, from the exons ATGACAAATATTATTCCTAATGTTCGGATGGATGCTTTGAATATGATTTGT GGAGATTTTGGTCCTTTTCGCCCACAAATACCTGTCAAAGTTCCACTATGGCTGGCCATTGCACTAAAGAAACGTGGCAAGTGTAGAATACAATCACCAGATTGGATGTGTGTTG AGAGGTTGACACAAGTTCTAGATTCTGAGCGCGAAGCTCCCAGAGAATTTGAACCATTGCCATTCCATTACGTGGAAATATCAAGACTGCTTTTTGACTA TGCACGCGATGACATACCAGATATCTACCTA GTCAGGTCATTATTAGAGGATATTAGGGATGTAAGATTTCACAAGGTCGAGACTGGTTTAGAGTTAATTAATTCAAGAAATCATGGAATGAAG TTAAAAAACCTTTCTGCAATGGAGGTAAATCTAGTACGCCCGTTTATGGTGAGAGCTTTTCAAGCTTTCGATAAGCATGATTCTGGAGATCAACAAGGCTTAGATGGAAACAGCCAACCTACATCTACAGACCGGGGCAAAAGA CGTATGCTTCGACCTCGGTAG